One Bacillus sp. (in: firmicutes) genomic window carries:
- a CDS encoding phage integrase SAM-like domain-containing protein encodes MFLRDVLEEYYYFCTIKGFTEKTMKNKRQEYKQLINFLEEKRRLTELENITHFDLSAYIRQKQKQGLQPQSIVSMYKMISAFFNWCVKEKYLKENPMAKVPVPKVPKKVVEGLTSEEVNKMINSFSFNTYIEARNKAIIAMSFCFSFFCM; translated from the coding sequence TTGTTTTTACGTGATGTATTAGAAGAATATTACTACTTTTGCACGATCAAAGGTTTTACAGAAAAAACGATGAAAAATAAACGTCAAGAATATAAACAACTAATCAACTTCTTAGAAGAGAAAAGAAGGCTAACAGAGTTAGAAAATATTACTCACTTTGATCTTAGTGCATATATTCGTCAGAAACAAAAACAAGGCTTACAACCTCAAAGTATCGTCTCGATGTATAAAATGATTTCAGCATTTTTTAATTGGTGTGTGAAAGAAAAATATTTGAAAGAAAATCCAATGGCAAAAGTACCTGTTCCAAAAGTTCCGAAAAAAGTTGTAGAAGGTTTAACAAGTGAAGAAGTAAACAAAATGATTAATTCATTTTCTTTTAATACCTATATCGAAGCCAGAAACAAAGCTATTATCGCAATGTCTTTTTGTTTTTCTTTTTTTTGTATGTGA
- a CDS encoding n-acetylglutamate synthase, producing MINYNNRIFVSVENTSNGEVSSKTYFHYKQEGNIITATYSGGEIVSGMLIGIVNNDGSLEFRYNHVNIKNEIRGGKCKSIPKILPDGRIMLYEKWQWLDTDYSEGESIVEEIEKFPS from the coding sequence TTGATTAACTACAATAATCGGATTTTTGTCTCTGTTGAAAATACCAGTAATGGTGAAGTTTCTTCAAAAACTTATTTTCATTACAAACAAGAGGGAAATATCATTACTGCTACATATTCGGGTGGTGAAATAGTAAGCGGAATGCTTATAGGAATAGTTAATAATGATGGTAGTCTAGAATTTAGATATAATCACGTTAATATCAAAAACGAGATTAGGGGTGGAAAATGTAAATCCATTCCTAAGATTTTGCCTGATGGTAGAATTATGTTATATGAAAAATGGCAATGGTTAGACACTGACTATAGTGAAGGGGAATCAATTGTCGAAGAGATAGAAAAGTTTCCTTCATAA
- a CDS encoding helix-turn-helix domain-containing protein produces the protein MGKIRKTYDVKFKKKAVDLYKKEGMGYKSVAKELGIDHTMVRRWVEHYDKEGMKGLEEKRGKAKGPGKGRPRTRPEDPETKIKRLEAEVEMLKKLLKM, from the coding sequence ATGGGGAAAATACGAAAAACATATGATGTAAAGTTTAAAAAGAAAGCTGTGGATCTATATAAAAAAGAGGGCATGGGCTACAAATCGGTGGCTAAAGAGTTAGGGATTGATCATACCATGGTACGTCGATGGGTAGAACACTATGACAAAGAAGGAATGAAAGGTCTGGAGGAAAAACGCGGGAAGGCAAAAGGTCCAGGAAAAGGAAGACCGAGAACTCGTCCAGAAGATCCTGAAACGAAAATCAAGCGTCTTGAAGCGGAAGTAGAAATGCTAAAAAAGCTCTTAAAAATGTGA
- a CDS encoding helix-turn-helix transcriptional regulator, protein MRGDTIRKLRRLQELSQADLAKQIGISQSYLSYIESGKRTSSEEIIKKLIEEFYPSFKFID, encoded by the coding sequence ATGCGAGGAGATACAATACGCAAGTTGCGAAGATTGCAAGAGCTAAGCCAAGCCGATTTAGCAAAACAAATTGGTATCAGTCAATCATATTTGTCGTATATCGAATCGGGAAAAAGAACATCATCTGAAGAGATTATTAAAAAATTAATCGAGGAGTTTTATCCTTCGTTTAAGTTCATTGATTGA
- a CDS encoding DUF1653 domain-containing protein: MEKKKYRHYKGDIYELICIAKHTETEEKLVVYKNEKGEEFARPYDMFFEEVEHEGKMVPRFMEIN, from the coding sequence GTGGAAAAGAAAAAATATAGGCACTATAAAGGTGACATTTATGAATTAATTTGTATCGCTAAACATACTGAAACTGAAGAAAAATTAGTTGTTTATAAAAATGAGAAAGGTGAAGAATTCGCAAGGCCATATGATATGTTTTTTGAAGAGGTAGAACATGAAGGAAAAATGGTTCCTAGATTTATGGAGATTAATTAA
- a CDS encoding YneF family protein: protein MWDVILVGILALIAGVALGFFIARKYMMSYLKKNPPINEQMLKVMMMQMGMKPSQKKINQMMNAMNKQIK from the coding sequence ATGTGGGATGTTATTCTAGTCGGTATTCTGGCGTTAATTGCCGGAGTAGCACTAGGATTTTTCATTGCTCGTAAATATATGATGAGCTATTTAAAGAAAAATCCGCCGATTAATGAACAAATGCTAAAAGTAATGATGATGCAAATGGGAATGAAACCATCCCAAAAGAAAATCAACCAAATGATGAATGCGATGAACAAACAAATCAAATAA
- a CDS encoding transposase, producing the protein METVPTHKKFAIIHEMAGNHISIQELCKIAGVSRSGYYNWVKRQKHPSQKQLEDEQLKKKNEECHKKLKGIYGYRRVKVWLKRKYKLNINHKRIQRLMKEMGIRAVIGRNGLIMGRKSLMSFRTII; encoded by the coding sequence ATGGAAACCGTACCAACTCATAAGAAGTTCGCCATCATTCATGAAATGGCTGGTAACCATATTTCTATTCAAGAATTATGTAAGATTGCAGGCGTGTCTCGAAGTGGATATTACAATTGGGTAAAACGGCAGAAACACCCTTCTCAAAAGCAATTAGAAGACGAGCAGTTAAAGAAAAAAAACGAGGAGTGCCATAAAAAACTGAAAGGAATCTACGGGTATCGGAGAGTCAAAGTCTGGCTTAAGAGAAAATACAAACTGAATATCAACCATAAACGCATACAAAGGTTGATGAAAGAGATGGGAATTCGTGCGGTGATCGGAAGAAACGGCCTTATTATGGGAAGAAAGAGCCTTATGTCATTTCGGACAATCATCTAA
- the sirA gene encoding sporulation inhibitor of replication protein SirA, with translation MRCYHIYSISEDIANFFYGRERLFYNLFHEHQYAPSDLKQIIEQQIQYITLPFPLLHLHRMISQRLSKRSDYVSEGNVYWIGREDESNRAQLEINKRKLLLYAWGSYDAESFFFEALRQMDGRLLAIDLQNERYGWLKPLKERNYIIT, from the coding sequence ATGCGGTGTTATCATATTTATTCCATTTCGGAAGATATAGCGAACTTTTTTTATGGCCGTGAGCGATTGTTCTACAATTTATTTCATGAACACCAATATGCACCAAGTGATTTAAAACAAATTATTGAACAACAAATTCAATATATAACACTTCCCTTTCCTTTATTGCACCTGCATCGAATGATTTCTCAGCGATTGAGTAAACGAAGTGACTATGTTTCAGAAGGAAACGTGTATTGGATTGGTAGGGAAGATGAATCAAATCGAGCACAGTTAGAAATTAATAAACGGAAATTATTGTTATATGCTTGGGGAAGCTATGATGCCGAATCGTTTTTTTTTGAAGCGCTTCGACAAATGGACGGACGATTGTTAGCGATTGATTTGCAAAATGAACGGTATGGTTGGTTAAAACCGTTAAAAGAGAGGAATTATATAATTACTTGA